In bacterium, a single genomic region encodes these proteins:
- a CDS encoding glucose-6-phosphate dehydrogenase assembly protein OpcA, which translates to MEDSLMAQDSAYPLVEPRDVDVSAIERELEEIWRCCAEAEGGQAVMRAAAFTLIYAVRGAADGGMINDMLVELTLRHPSRAILLHLNDEAGEKAFRAWVTAYCHRPAPGAAPVCSDFVTLEACKQEPSAVVSTLLSLFRSGMPTVLAWDSSLPSDHPVLLKLGSELERVIVSAISPCAPASKLATLFALTDALGGKPIVTDLAESFVRPWQMAVAGLFDADPSAAQRISHIQLSYSGSKIPAEMLLLAAWMSVILGWKTQRITLHGHSPAIVFAGDHIISFATQSGPEAKEAVDFYMKSANGEETTLRCEEPSGENRLTELLHLQLQIWGRDPLRDESLHRARLWLKELLFS; encoded by the coding sequence GTGGAGGATTCTCTGATGGCGCAGGATTCGGCCTATCCGCTGGTTGAACCGCGGGACGTGGATGTCTCGGCCATCGAGCGCGAGTTGGAGGAGATCTGGCGGTGCTGCGCCGAGGCGGAGGGTGGGCAGGCGGTCATGCGCGCCGCCGCCTTTACGCTGATTTATGCGGTACGCGGTGCGGCGGACGGCGGGATGATCAATGATATGCTGGTGGAATTGACCCTGCGGCATCCGTCGCGAGCCATTCTGCTGCACCTGAATGATGAAGCCGGGGAGAAGGCCTTCCGCGCCTGGGTGACGGCCTATTGTCACCGCCCCGCGCCCGGAGCCGCGCCGGTGTGCAGCGACTTTGTAACCCTTGAAGCCTGCAAGCAGGAACCTTCCGCCGTTGTCTCCACGCTGCTTTCTCTCTTCCGCTCCGGAATGCCGACGGTCCTGGCATGGGACAGTTCTCTGCCGTCCGATCATCCCGTGCTGTTGAAGCTCGGTTCGGAACTGGAGCGGGTGATCGTCTCCGCGATTTCCCCCTGCGCTCCGGCATCGAAGCTCGCGACTCTGTTTGCGCTGACGGATGCTCTCGGCGGGAAGCCGATCGTCACCGATCTTGCCGAGTCCTTTGTGCGCCCGTGGCAGATGGCGGTGGCCGGGCTCTTCGACGCCGATCCTTCCGCCGCGCAGCGGATCAGCCATATTCAGTTATCCTATAGCGGATCGAAAATCCCCGCCGAGATGCTGCTGCTGGCGGCGTGGATGTCGGTGATCCTCGGCTGGAAGACCCAGCGTATTACCCTGCACGGCCACTCTCCTGCCATTGTTTTTGCCGGTGATCACATCATTTCCTTTGCCACTCAGTCCGGTCCCGAGGCCAAAGAGGCGGTGGACTTCTATATGAAGTCTGCCAACGGGGAGGAAACCACGCTGCGCTGTGAGGAGCCCAGCGGCGAGAACCGCCTGACCGAACTGCTGCACCTTCAGCTCCAGATCTGGGGCCGGGATCCGCTGCGTGATGAATCCCTCCATCGTGCCCGCCTCTGGCTGAAGGAATTGTTGTTCTCCTGA
- the pgl gene encoding 6-phosphogluconolactonase, which yields MPPEIVFCETPEDVADAAAALIFEDQAAAVEDSGIYHIALSGGRTPRLLYEQLASEEWEKTMAWASWEIFWGDERAVPPDNPESNFHLAQTTLLNRVEVGGVFRMQAELPNLQEAAEDYARTLRARFGFGIPAFETLLLGMGPDGHTASLFPGHPALQSKALVEVVEVKAPVPKRLTLTLPVLNRARHAIFLVTGEDKAEKVREILGGKDATYPAALVRPEEGQCTWLLDEAASYLIRS from the coding sequence ATGCCCCCAGAAATTGTGTTTTGCGAAACTCCCGAGGATGTTGCCGATGCGGCGGCGGCTCTGATTTTTGAGGATCAGGCCGCGGCGGTCGAGGACTCCGGTATCTATCATATTGCCCTTTCCGGCGGGCGCACTCCCAGACTGCTCTATGAGCAGTTGGCCTCCGAGGAGTGGGAGAAGACCATGGCGTGGGCAAGCTGGGAGATTTTCTGGGGGGATGAACGGGCTGTGCCGCCGGACAATCCGGAGTCCAATTTCCATCTGGCGCAGACCACATTATTAAATAGGGTGGAGGTGGGAGGAGTCTTTCGGATGCAGGCCGAGCTGCCCAACCTGCAGGAGGCGGCGGAGGACTACGCGCGGACGCTCCGTGCGCGCTTCGGGTTCGGTATCCCGGCTTTCGAAACCCTCCTTTTGGGGATGGGGCCGGACGGCCATACCGCCTCGCTGTTTCCCGGCCACCCGGCCTTGCAGTCAAAGGCCTTGGTGGAGGTGGTGGAGGTTAAAGCACCCGTTCCCAAGAGGCTGACGCTGACGCTCCCCGTCCTGAACCGCGCCCGCCACGCGATTTTCCTGGTCACTGGAGAGGACAAGGCCGAAAAGGTGCGGGAGATCCTCGGAGGGAAGGATGCCACCTATCCTGCCGCTTTGGTTCGCCCCGAGGAGGGTCAGTGTACGTGGCTGCTCGATGAGGCTGCCTCCTATTTGATTCGCTCGTGA